The following coding sequences are from one Panicum hallii strain FIL2 chromosome 5, PHallii_v3.1, whole genome shotgun sequence window:
- the LOC112891432 gene encoding DNA-directed RNA polymerase III subunit rpc3, with protein MVSQHGILLAVSIISDHFGPLVSKVCGCLLRHGALSLHEIVRRLELSPGQVKNSLLVLIQHNCVQAFSTPRGSGGKTVTVYLAIFDNVLHRLRFSKFLSVVRADIPESEDLLEGLLQNGRLTFDQLVWRTISKIPDGSPKPTREEIRMNFNKLVYAHYVERCPKPEPFFDPLIDEQPPSTRKRAPRAVETVLSLEQKVVRTAALSDAERFSEIPYSMEESSNANDDDHHAVAGGKRKHEALEVDEEDSIIAENEVLWRANFERFIFCLKKKFCADRKKAKLKVGTLAIWEAFFEANVTNNDNKTVTSPMNGILERVGQKEGGSSMTVDQIISALNDLECISTTRDPEQFTFDLNKLVETCRNDEVESLVKKKHGQEAYTIFRLLLKQGGPVETDEITDRTILDKQIVHETLYKLWKDEYIDSERVPSAASGTGNAQFFVWRVKNTYREHYIDHLYHAALNLRQMVNCMAELLLEGTKDETKLRNRKNILILALTRHDESLMLFHDF; from the exons ATGGTGTCGCAGCACGGCATCCTCCTCGCCGTCAGCATCATCTCCGACCACTTCGGCCCCCTCGTATCC AAGGTGTGCGGCTGCCTCCTGCGCCACGGCGCGCTGTCGCTGCATGAGATCGTCCGCCGCCTCGAGCTCTCGCCGGGGCAGGTGAAGAACTCCCTCCTCGTTCTCATCCAGCACAACTGCGTCCAGGCCTTCTCGACCCCTAGAG GGAGCGGCGGTAAGACGGTGACGGTCTACTTGGCCATCTTCGACAATGTCCTGCACCGGCTGCGCTTCTCAAAGTTCCTTTCTGTTGTCCGTGCGGATATTCCAGAG TCAGAAGATCTTCTTGAAGGATTACTTCAGAATGGTAGGCTAACATTTGATCAACTTGTGTGGCGAACAATCTCTAAAATACCAGATG GCAGCCCCAAACCAACAAGGGAAGAAATACGAATGAACTTCAACAAACTTGTATATGCGCATTATGTGGAACGTTGCCCGAAACCGGAACCTTTTTTTGATCCGCTTATAGATGAGCAGCCTCCGTCCACAAGGAAGCGAGCTCCTAGA GCTGTTGAGACGGTTCTTTCACTTGAGCAAAAAGTTGTCCGTACTGCAGCTCTATCTGATGCTGAAAGATTTTCTGAGATCCCATACTCCATGGAAGAGTCATCAAATGCAAATGATGATGATCATCATGCTGTTGCTGGTGGTAAG CGGAAACATGAAGCCCTAGAAGTAGATGAAGAGGATTCAATAATTGCAGAAAATGAAGTGCTCTGGCGCGCAAATTTTGAAAGGTTCATATTTTGTTTAAAGAAGAAA TTCTGTGCAGACCGAAAGAAAGCAAAGCTGAAGGTTGGTACCCTTGCTATATGGGAAGCATTTTTTGAGGCCAATGTAACGAACAATGACAACAAGACTG TGACATCACCAATGAATGGAATTTTGGAGAGAGTAGGACAGAAGGAAGGAGGTTCATCAATGACAGTGGATCAGATAATAAGTGCATTGAATGATCTGGAGTGCATCTCTACCACTAGGGACCCAGAACAATTCACTTTCG ATTTAAACAAATTGGTCGAGACATGTCGAAATGATGAG GTAGAATCTCTTGTGAAAAAGAAACACGGGCAAGAAGCTTATACAATCTTTAGGTTATTGCTGAAACAAGGTGGTCCAGTTGAGACTGATGAA ATTACTGACAGGACAATTTTAGACAAGCAGATTGTTCATGAAACTTTATACAAACTTTGGAAGGATGAATACATAGATTCAGAG AGAGTCCCTTCTGCGGCATCAGGAACAGGAAATGCACAGTTTTTTGTTTGGAGAGTGAAAAATACATATCGGGAACATTACATCGATCATCTTTATCATGCTGCTTTAAACTTGCGCCAGATGGTCAATTGCATGGCTGAACTTTTGCTCGAG GGTACAAAGGATGAAACTAAACTTCGGAACAGAAAGAACATTTTGATCCTAGCTCTCACTAGACATGATGAGTCCCTCATGCTGttccatgatttttga